The Myxococcus guangdongensis genome contains a region encoding:
- a CDS encoding RNA polymerase sigma factor — MTMTFPRRMVHVEPRQRPTQTAGALLDDELEKLRRDLTHAVARVCPPRLAERRDDLVQTAMMRVMELQRREPERSKLAPAYLYRVAYTALVDELRGVQRRKEVALEEVEALPESPVASGDPERSAGSSQIARAVRDCLKRLVQDRRLAVTLYLQGHTVPEAAALLGWDGKRTENLVYRGLSGLRACLSAKGFEP, encoded by the coding sequence ATGACCATGACCTTTCCCCGGAGGATGGTCCACGTGGAGCCGCGACAGAGACCGACCCAGACCGCGGGCGCTCTGCTCGATGACGAGCTGGAGAAGCTCCGAAGGGATTTGACCCACGCCGTCGCGCGGGTGTGCCCTCCCCGGCTGGCCGAGCGGCGCGACGATTTGGTGCAGACGGCGATGATGCGCGTCATGGAGCTGCAGCGGCGCGAGCCCGAGCGCTCGAAGCTGGCCCCGGCGTACCTGTACCGCGTCGCGTACACCGCGCTGGTGGACGAGCTGCGCGGGGTGCAGCGGCGCAAGGAGGTGGCGCTGGAGGAGGTGGAGGCGCTGCCCGAGTCGCCGGTGGCCTCGGGTGACCCGGAGCGCTCCGCGGGCTCCTCGCAGATTGCCCGCGCGGTGCGCGACTGCCTCAAGCGGCTGGTGCAGGACCGACGGCTGGCGGTGACGCTGTACCTGCAGGGCCACACCGTCCCGGAGGCCGCGGCGCTGCTGGGCTGGGATGGGAAGCGTACCGAGAACCTCGTCTACCGCGGACTGAGCGGCCTGCGCGCCTGCCTCTCCGCGAAGGGATTCGAGCCGTGA
- a CDS encoding sensor histidine kinase — protein sequence MRRFQERLPLEALTFDDALVLLEVVQELSHLRELEDVMALVRRAARQLSGADGVTFVLREGDQVHYADEEAIAPLWKGRRFPIHACISGWAILHGEAAVIEDIYADERIPHDVYRATFVKSLVMVPVRRADPVGAIGAYWAERRVPGAREVALLQALADSAAVAVDNGRLYDAERRARKAAESETRLRGELLAMVSHDLRNPLGVITMTTSLLAPLLAPLNGRARHHLDTLNRSSLRMERLIHDLLDFAAIEGGGFRVSQESMALSRLLEQASELSPLAQERGIGLELRPHAQDIEVWCDPDRIHQVFSNLVGNAVRFTPAGGRITVMAEVRENRVEVSVEDTGAGISPELLPVLFDRFQRPTTRAPGSGVGLGLSITRGIVEAHGGTVSVRSQLGLGTTFTFSLPTDAPGPAGPRS from the coding sequence TTGAGAAGGTTTCAGGAACGTTTGCCACTCGAGGCGCTGACATTCGATGACGCGCTGGTGTTGTTGGAAGTGGTGCAGGAGTTGTCGCATCTGAGGGAGCTGGAGGACGTGATGGCGCTGGTGCGCCGCGCGGCCCGACAGCTCAGCGGCGCCGATGGCGTCACCTTCGTGCTGCGCGAAGGGGACCAGGTCCACTACGCGGACGAGGAGGCCATCGCGCCCTTGTGGAAGGGCCGGCGCTTCCCCATCCACGCGTGCATCTCCGGTTGGGCCATCCTCCATGGCGAGGCGGCGGTCATCGAGGACATCTACGCGGACGAGCGCATCCCGCATGACGTCTACCGTGCCACCTTCGTGAAGAGCCTGGTCATGGTGCCCGTGCGCCGCGCGGACCCGGTGGGCGCCATCGGCGCGTACTGGGCGGAGCGCCGCGTGCCGGGCGCGCGCGAGGTGGCGCTGCTCCAGGCGCTCGCGGACTCCGCCGCCGTCGCGGTGGACAACGGGCGGCTGTACGACGCGGAGCGCCGCGCGCGCAAGGCCGCGGAGTCGGAGACGCGCCTTCGCGGTGAGCTGTTGGCGATGGTGTCCCACGATTTGCGCAACCCGCTGGGCGTCATCACGATGACGACGTCGCTGCTCGCGCCGCTGCTGGCCCCGCTCAACGGGCGCGCGCGCCATCACCTGGACACGCTCAACCGCTCCTCGCTGCGCATGGAGCGGCTCATCCATGACCTGCTGGACTTCGCGGCCATCGAGGGCGGTGGCTTCCGCGTGAGCCAGGAGTCGATGGCGCTCTCGCGGCTGTTGGAGCAGGCCTCGGAGCTGAGCCCCCTGGCGCAGGAGCGGGGCATCGGCCTGGAGCTGCGCCCCCACGCGCAGGACATCGAGGTGTGGTGTGATCCAGACCGCATCCACCAGGTGTTCTCCAACCTGGTGGGCAACGCCGTGCGCTTCACGCCCGCGGGGGGCCGAATCACGGTGATGGCGGAGGTGCGCGAGAACCGCGTCGAGGTGAGCGTGGAGGACACGGGCGCGGGCATCTCCCCGGAGCTCCTGCCCGTCCTGTTCGACCGGTTCCAGCGCCCCACGACGCGCGCGCCGGGCAGCGGCGTGGGCCTGGGGCTCTCCATCACCCGGGGCATCGTCGAGGCCCACGGCGGCACCGTCAGCGTGCGCAGTCAGCTGGGCCTGGGGACGACGTTCACCTTCTCGCTCCCCACGGACGCCCCGGGTCCGGCGGGGCCGCGCTCGTAG
- a CDS encoding GNAT family N-acetyltransferase translates to MELRTPRLVLRDFTREDTPSVLAYQSKPAYLEHDDRPPPTEDDVRAFVEMLSQWAHEEPRAKYQLAITLEGRVIGTCGVRKASAGDTVAEYGCELDPAFWGHGYAHEASQALITFGFTTLGLKRLFALTRPQNRAAIRLARALGFHGVSDERYERGPAGPGASVGSEKVNVVPRPS, encoded by the coding sequence ATGGAGCTGCGCACCCCCCGGCTCGTCCTCCGGGACTTCACGCGCGAGGACACCCCGAGCGTCCTCGCGTATCAATCCAAGCCCGCCTACCTCGAGCACGACGACCGCCCGCCGCCCACCGAGGACGACGTGCGCGCCTTCGTGGAGATGCTGTCCCAGTGGGCCCACGAGGAGCCCCGCGCGAAGTACCAGCTCGCCATCACCCTGGAGGGCCGCGTCATCGGCACCTGCGGGGTGCGCAAGGCGTCCGCCGGGGACACCGTCGCGGAGTACGGCTGCGAGCTGGACCCGGCGTTCTGGGGACACGGCTACGCGCACGAGGCCTCCCAGGCGCTCATCACCTTCGGCTTCACCACGCTCGGCCTGAAGCGGCTGTTCGCGCTCACCCGGCCCCAGAACCGCGCGGCCATCCGGCTGGCGCGAGCCCTGGGGTTCCACGGCGTGAGCGACGAGCGCTACGAGCGCGGCCCCGCCGGACCCGGGGCGTCCGTGGGGAGCGAGAAGGTGAACGTCGTCCCCAGGCCCAGCTGA
- a CDS encoding 5-oxoprolinase subunit C family protein: MAGWLELTAMRAPATVQDGGRPGQMHHGVPPGGAMVPELLAQANRAVGNRWDAAALECLGALELRARGAPLRLSVDGREPHALDEGEVLRVPASERASVSYLAVAGGVDVPVVLGGRGTLLVARLGGHEGRMLRPGDSLPVGDALSLAMPVEGPWEESGPIRLTLGPDTRHFDSLMAASLLGGTFTVSSASDRVGMRLQGPALAHGDEGARTSRPMVRGAIQVTLSGEPIVLGPDHPTTGGYPVIATVIRADWGRLGARRAGTSVEFQAVSPHEAREAWREHMQRFHAEP, encoded by the coding sequence ATGGCGGGCTGGTTGGAACTCACCGCGATGCGAGCCCCCGCCACCGTGCAGGACGGCGGCAGGCCCGGACAGATGCACCATGGCGTGCCTCCCGGCGGAGCGATGGTGCCGGAGCTGCTGGCGCAGGCCAACCGCGCGGTGGGCAACCGCTGGGACGCCGCCGCGCTGGAGTGCCTGGGCGCGCTGGAGCTGCGCGCACGCGGCGCTCCGCTGCGCCTCTCGGTGGATGGCCGCGAGCCCCATGCCCTCGACGAGGGCGAGGTCCTCCGCGTCCCCGCCTCCGAGCGCGCCAGCGTCAGCTACCTCGCGGTGGCCGGCGGCGTGGACGTGCCGGTGGTGCTCGGCGGCCGCGGCACGCTGCTGGTGGCGCGGCTGGGAGGCCACGAGGGGCGGATGCTGCGCCCCGGAGACTCACTGCCCGTCGGTGATGCACTCTCGCTCGCGATGCCCGTGGAGGGCCCTTGGGAGGAGTCGGGGCCCATCCGCCTGACGCTGGGCCCCGACACGCGCCACTTCGATTCGCTGATGGCGGCCTCGCTGCTGGGCGGCACCTTCACGGTGTCCAGCGCGAGCGACCGCGTGGGCATGCGGCTGCAGGGGCCCGCGCTCGCGCACGGCGATGAAGGCGCGAGGACCTCCCGCCCCATGGTGCGTGGCGCCATCCAGGTGACGCTGTCCGGTGAGCCCATCGTCCTCGGCCCCGACCACCCCACCACGGGTGGCTATCCCGTCATCGCCACCGTCATCCGCGCGGACTGGGGACGGCTGGGCGCCCGGCGCGCCGGCACGTCCGTCGAGTTCCAGGCGGTGAGCCCGCACGAGGCCCGCGAGGCCTGGCGAGAGCACATGCAGCGCTTCCACGCGGAGCCCTGA
- a CDS encoding LamB/YcsF family protein, with protein sequence MTECLLNIDLGELPDEDERLYALAHVANIACGAHAGDEASMRRALALCARHGTRACAHPSYEDREGFGRRTLDVTPEVLRQQVAHQCARLARLAREERLPVGYAKPHGALYHAANASPALARAVVEGIVDALGTGVTLIGPPTGALADAATDAGLCHAREGFADRGTLPDGSLIPRGQPGAVLTDLAKARDNTARLVTGGGVDTVCVHGDTPGAVALAREVRTTLEALALPLEALGDGALRMVLPAGIERRAARDVLHALEGVMDAVVTEEHACVYFDPAAPPSEPRLALARWLGAPRATSASTLVTLRVRYDGPDLAKVSERTGLLVDDVARLHTAREYTVRCVGFLPGFAYLGELDPRIVVPRLPTPRTRVPALAVGIAGGRTGVYPFASPGGWNLIGTALDFTAFHPDRGAVLQLGDRVRFERVD encoded by the coding sequence ATGACGGAGTGCCTCCTCAACATCGACCTGGGTGAGCTGCCCGACGAGGATGAGCGGCTCTACGCGCTCGCCCACGTGGCCAACATCGCCTGCGGTGCCCACGCGGGCGACGAGGCCTCCATGCGCCGCGCGCTCGCCCTGTGCGCCCGGCATGGCACCCGCGCCTGCGCGCATCCGTCCTACGAGGACCGGGAGGGCTTCGGACGCCGCACGCTCGACGTGACACCCGAGGTGCTCCGTCAACAGGTGGCCCACCAGTGCGCCCGCCTCGCCCGCCTCGCCCGCGAGGAGCGCCTCCCCGTCGGCTACGCCAAGCCCCACGGCGCGCTCTACCACGCGGCCAATGCCTCACCCGCGCTCGCCCGCGCCGTGGTGGAGGGCATCGTCGACGCGCTGGGCACCGGCGTCACCCTCATCGGACCTCCCACGGGCGCGCTCGCGGACGCGGCGACGGACGCCGGCCTGTGCCACGCGCGCGAGGGCTTCGCCGACCGAGGCACCCTCCCGGATGGCTCCCTGATTCCACGCGGCCAGCCCGGCGCCGTGCTCACCGACCTGGCGAAGGCCCGCGACAACACCGCGCGGCTGGTGACGGGCGGCGGCGTCGACACCGTGTGCGTTCACGGCGACACCCCCGGCGCGGTGGCGCTGGCCCGCGAGGTGCGCACCACGCTGGAGGCCCTCGCGCTGCCACTGGAGGCCCTGGGTGACGGCGCGCTGCGCATGGTGCTCCCCGCGGGCATCGAGCGGCGCGCCGCGCGCGACGTGTTGCATGCGCTCGAAGGCGTGATGGACGCCGTCGTCACCGAGGAGCACGCGTGCGTGTACTTCGACCCCGCGGCGCCGCCCTCGGAGCCGCGACTCGCGCTCGCCCGATGGCTGGGAGCGCCGCGGGCCACGTCCGCGTCCACGCTCGTCACGCTGCGCGTGCGCTACGACGGGCCCGACCTGGCGAAGGTCTCCGAGCGGACGGGCCTCCTGGTCGACGACGTGGCCCGGCTCCACACCGCGCGCGAGTACACGGTGCGCTGCGTGGGCTTCCTGCCCGGCTTCGCGTACCTGGGCGAGCTGGACCCACGCATCGTCGTGCCTCGGCTGCCCACGCCGCGCACGCGCGTGCCGGCGCTCGCGGTGGGCATCGCCGGAGGACGCACGGGCGTGTACCCGTTCGCGTCCCCCGGCGGCTGGAACCTGATTGGCACGGCGCTGGACTTCACGGCCTTCCACCCGGACCGGGGCGCGGTACTGCAACTCGGTGACAGGGTGCGCTTCGAGCGGGTGGACTGA
- a CDS encoding c-type cytochrome has protein sequence MRREVRGVVRSMVLASVLLAGCAGTVKAPYPKLQADTSPAAVARGAAIFHASCESCHRGGDNETASGAPLHELPSYMGKFHASNLTSHPTAGIGSATDEELARVIRYAVSRDGRLMVMPSYGMGDKDLAAVLGFLRSGHPLFTPDPTPAPRSEFSFFGGLGFRVITGNEPIPRPPLGIPVPEKAATLEYGRYMAHDVYDCASCHTPGFSPRKTEGDDVFSGGMSFKDPEGQDVESSNLTFHGTGLAHWTLEDFTRAVRDGLAPDGSALRSPMPRFRGMDAVEAQALYDYLRSVPLKKNDVDGARPRLTATSVRPTWVTKLDGAGAEDAAESDDGSGSTTVAEAASATTTGTGPTAPASTPGAATGTAPHGSTSPVASNTPANSAPHGSATTVAGTAAHGSPAEVASAPVAGTQPPAATPVASSPAPRRPRPAAPKVDAPKLFTQLGCAGCHAPGARYHEQIARASRRSDADLVRWVRNPEQFQPGTPMPTYADLLDERTALALVRWVKSGGPATLKPAAH, from the coding sequence ATGCGACGCGAGGTTCGCGGTGTCGTGAGGAGCATGGTGTTGGCGAGCGTGTTGCTGGCCGGCTGTGCCGGCACCGTCAAGGCGCCCTACCCCAAGCTCCAGGCGGACACCTCGCCCGCGGCGGTCGCTCGCGGCGCCGCCATCTTCCACGCGAGCTGCGAGTCGTGTCATCGCGGCGGCGACAACGAGACGGCCTCGGGCGCGCCCCTGCACGAGCTGCCGTCGTACATGGGGAAGTTCCACGCCTCCAACCTGACGTCACATCCCACGGCGGGCATCGGCTCCGCGACGGACGAGGAGCTGGCGCGCGTCATCCGTTACGCGGTGAGCCGGGACGGACGGCTGATGGTGATGCCCAGCTATGGGATGGGGGACAAGGACCTGGCGGCGGTGCTCGGGTTCCTGCGCTCGGGACATCCGCTCTTCACGCCGGACCCCACGCCCGCGCCCCGCTCCGAGTTCAGCTTCTTCGGGGGGCTGGGCTTCCGCGTCATCACCGGCAACGAGCCCATCCCCCGTCCGCCCCTGGGCATCCCCGTGCCGGAGAAGGCGGCCACGCTGGAGTACGGCCGCTACATGGCGCATGACGTCTATGATTGCGCGTCCTGTCATACGCCGGGCTTCAGCCCGCGCAAGACGGAGGGCGACGATGTCTTCTCCGGTGGCATGTCGTTCAAGGACCCCGAGGGGCAGGACGTCGAGTCGAGCAACCTCACCTTCCACGGGACGGGGCTCGCGCACTGGACGCTGGAGGACTTCACCCGCGCGGTGAGGGACGGCCTCGCGCCGGATGGGTCCGCGCTGCGCTCGCCCATGCCCCGCTTCCGGGGAATGGACGCGGTGGAGGCGCAGGCGCTCTATGACTATCTGCGCTCGGTGCCGCTCAAGAAGAACGATGTGGACGGTGCTCGTCCCCGGCTGACCGCCACGTCCGTGCGCCCCACGTGGGTGACGAAGCTCGATGGCGCGGGCGCGGAGGATGCTGCGGAGTCCGATGACGGCTCCGGGTCGACGACCGTGGCGGAGGCGGCGTCGGCCACCACGACGGGGACAGGGCCGACGGCTCCCGCGTCGACCCCTGGCGCGGCAACGGGCACGGCGCCGCACGGCTCGACCTCCCCCGTGGCCTCGAACACCCCTGCGAACTCAGCGCCTCATGGCTCGGCCACCACCGTGGCGGGCACGGCGGCTCACGGCTCGCCCGCCGAGGTGGCCTCGGCCCCCGTCGCGGGCACGCAGCCTCCCGCCGCCACGCCGGTGGCGTCGAGCCCCGCGCCCCGCAGGCCTCGCCCCGCGGCGCCGAAGGTGGACGCGCCCAAGCTCTTCACGCAGCTGGGCTGCGCGGGCTGCCACGCGCCCGGCGCCCGCTACCACGAGCAGATTGCCCGCGCGTCGCGCCGCTCGGACGCGGACCTGGTGCGCTGGGTGCGCAACCCGGAGCAGTTCCAGCCCGGCACGCCCATGCCCACGTACGCGGACCTCCTGGACGAGCGCACCGCGCTGGCCCTGGTCCGCTGGGTGAAGTCCGGCGGCCCCGCGACGCTGAAGCCCGCCGCCCACTGA
- a CDS encoding aminotransferase class V-fold PLP-dependent enzyme translates to MTRPLESYRALFPVLQEQLYFNHAGVAPTSLRAAEAVRGWMEDLVHHGIRHERGWEAHCERIRALAARLLNAELGEMAFVRNTSHGLGLVAEGLDWKPGDEVAVATSLEYPSNVYPWQHLADRGVVVREIQAPSGGVTVEAVAQALTPRTKLVAVSSVQFATGVRTDLEAVGALCEKAGVLFCVDAIQSVGCVPVDVKKCRIHFLSADSHKWMLGISGIGVLYVAKEVLPRVRPVLVGWRSTTDAWNFNRTHFELRPDAGKFEEGSASYPGLYALGAALELLQEVGVENIEARIKELLARLEKGLVELGCEVGPTPALRAGILTFLPPGADVRALGAYLAEHHVAHSVRRGRIRLSPHFYNLPEEMDRLVELVKGYGG, encoded by the coding sequence ATGACGCGCCCGCTCGAGTCCTACCGTGCCCTGTTCCCCGTGCTGCAGGAGCAGCTCTATTTCAATCACGCGGGAGTGGCCCCCACCAGCCTGCGCGCCGCCGAGGCCGTGCGCGGGTGGATGGAGGACCTGGTCCACCATGGCATCCGCCACGAGCGGGGCTGGGAGGCCCACTGCGAGCGCATCCGCGCCCTGGCCGCCCGCCTCCTGAACGCGGAGCTAGGCGAGATGGCCTTCGTGCGCAACACCAGCCATGGCCTGGGGCTCGTCGCGGAGGGCCTCGACTGGAAGCCCGGGGACGAGGTGGCCGTGGCCACGTCGCTGGAGTACCCCTCCAATGTCTATCCCTGGCAACACCTGGCGGACCGGGGCGTGGTGGTGCGGGAAATCCAGGCGCCGTCCGGCGGCGTCACGGTGGAGGCCGTGGCCCAGGCGCTCACCCCACGCACGAAGCTGGTGGCGGTGTCCTCCGTGCAGTTCGCCACCGGCGTGCGCACGGACCTGGAGGCGGTGGGCGCGCTGTGCGAGAAGGCCGGCGTCCTGTTCTGCGTGGACGCCATCCAGAGCGTCGGCTGTGTCCCCGTGGACGTGAAGAAGTGTCGCATCCACTTCCTCAGCGCGGACAGTCACAAGTGGATGCTCGGCATCTCCGGCATCGGCGTGTTGTACGTGGCGAAGGAGGTGCTGCCGAGGGTGCGCCCCGTGCTCGTGGGGTGGCGCAGCACCACGGACGCGTGGAACTTCAACCGCACCCACTTCGAGCTGCGCCCGGACGCTGGCAAGTTCGAGGAGGGCAGCGCCTCCTACCCCGGCCTCTACGCGCTGGGCGCCGCGCTGGAGCTGCTCCAGGAGGTGGGCGTGGAGAACATCGAGGCGCGCATCAAGGAGCTGCTCGCGCGCCTGGAGAAGGGCCTCGTCGAGCTGGGCTGCGAGGTGGGGCCCACGCCGGCGCTGCGCGCGGGCATCCTCACCTTCCTGCCACCCGGGGCCGACGTGCGGGCGCTCGGCGCGTACCTGGCCGAGCACCACGTCGCCCACTCCGTGCGCCGGGGCCGCATCCGGCTGTCCCCCCACTTCTACAACCTGCCGGAGGAGATGGACCGGCTGGTGGAGCTGGTGAAGGGCTACGGCGGCTGA
- the cysK gene encoding cysteine synthase A, with protein sequence MKANNILETIGNTPHVRINRLFPSRVTVHMKLERANPGGSIKDRIALAMIEDAEKRGILKKSSIIIEPTSGNTGIGLAMVAAVKGYKLVLVMPDSMSIERRRLMSAYGATFELTPRAQGMKGAIARAKELVEQVPDAWMPQQFENEANIEVHKRTTAQEILKDFPDGLDYLITGVGTGGHITGCAEVLKQHWPKLKVFAVEPTKSPVISGGQPGPHPIQGIGAGFIPKNLHTNALDGAIQVNEEDAAEFTRRSAREEGIFVGISSGAALAAVNQKLGEMPDGSRVLCFCYDTGERYLSIETLFPAQQ encoded by the coding sequence ATGAAGGCGAACAACATCCTGGAGACCATCGGCAACACGCCGCACGTGCGTATCAACCGGCTGTTTCCGTCTCGCGTCACGGTCCACATGAAGCTCGAGCGCGCCAACCCCGGCGGCAGCATCAAGGACCGCATCGCGCTCGCCATGATTGAGGACGCGGAGAAGCGCGGCATCCTCAAGAAGAGCAGCATCATCATCGAGCCCACCAGCGGCAACACCGGCATCGGCCTGGCCATGGTGGCCGCGGTGAAGGGCTACAAGCTGGTGCTCGTCATGCCGGACTCGATGAGCATCGAGCGCCGCCGCCTCATGTCCGCCTACGGCGCCACGTTCGAGCTCACCCCGCGCGCGCAGGGCATGAAGGGCGCCATCGCCCGCGCCAAGGAGCTCGTCGAACAGGTGCCCGACGCGTGGATGCCCCAGCAGTTCGAGAACGAGGCCAACATCGAGGTGCACAAGCGCACCACCGCGCAGGAAATCCTGAAGGACTTCCCGGACGGGCTCGACTACCTGATTACGGGCGTGGGCACGGGCGGCCACATCACCGGCTGCGCCGAGGTGCTCAAGCAGCACTGGCCCAAGCTGAAGGTGTTCGCGGTGGAGCCCACCAAGTCGCCCGTCATCAGCGGCGGCCAGCCCGGCCCCCACCCCATCCAGGGCATCGGCGCGGGCTTCATCCCCAAGAACCTGCACACCAACGCCCTCGACGGCGCCATCCAGGTGAACGAGGAGGACGCCGCCGAGTTCACCCGCCGCTCCGCGCGCGAGGAGGGCATCTTCGTGGGCATCTCCTCCGGCGCCGCGCTGGCCGCCGTGAATCAGAAGCTGGGCGAGATGCCCGACGGCAGCCGCGTGCTGTGCTTCTGCTACGACACCGGCGAGCGCTACCTCTCCATCGAGACGCTCTTCCCCGCGCAGCAGTAG
- a CDS encoding serine O-acetyltransferase has translation MEDSNARLVAALLEARQRHCFPPDVRRAAPEFVGQVLGLLFPHFAERLECTAAAVRRDVTTVEASLHRLRETLAPLYPDINASIPTRFMERLPELYDWLRQDSQAIFEADPAARSVDEVILTYPGFLAIAIFRVANALHVLGFPLLPRLLTEHAHQRTGVDIHPGATIGRRFVIDHGTGVVIGETTLIGNNVTVYQGVTLGALMVEKALADKKRHPTLEDDVVVYANATILGGETVVGRGSIVAGNAWLTQTIPPNSVVTRRSEIRPRGADGAMDAIEFHI, from the coding sequence ATGGAAGACTCAAACGCCAGGCTGGTCGCCGCGCTGCTGGAGGCCCGACAGCGCCACTGCTTCCCCCCCGACGTGCGGCGGGCGGCTCCCGAGTTCGTCGGACAGGTGCTCGGACTGCTGTTCCCCCACTTCGCCGAGCGCCTGGAGTGTACCGCCGCCGCCGTGCGCCGGGACGTCACCACCGTGGAGGCCAGCCTCCACCGCCTGCGCGAGACGCTCGCCCCGCTCTACCCCGACATCAACGCCAGCATCCCCACCCGCTTCATGGAGCGGCTGCCGGAGCTCTACGACTGGCTGCGACAGGACTCGCAGGCCATCTTCGAGGCCGACCCCGCCGCGCGCTCCGTGGACGAGGTCATCCTCACGTACCCGGGCTTCCTCGCCATCGCCATCTTCCGCGTGGCCAACGCACTGCACGTGCTCGGCTTCCCGCTGCTGCCGCGGCTGCTCACCGAGCACGCGCACCAGCGCACCGGCGTGGACATCCACCCGGGCGCCACCATCGGCCGCAGGTTCGTCATCGACCACGGCACGGGCGTGGTCATCGGCGAGACGACGCTCATCGGCAACAACGTCACCGTCTACCAGGGCGTCACGCTGGGCGCGCTCATGGTGGAGAAGGCCCTGGCCGACAAGAAGCGCCACCCCACGCTCGAGGACGACGTGGTGGTGTACGCCAACGCCACCATCCTCGGCGGGGAGACGGTGGTGGGGCGAGGCAGCATCGTCGCCGGCAACGCGTGGCTCACGCAGACCATCCCCCCCAACTCCGTCGTCACCCGCCGCAGCGAGATTCGCCCCCGTGGGGCCGACGGCGCCATGGACGCCATCGAGTTCCACATCTGA
- a CDS encoding Fpg/Nei family DNA glycosylase: MPEGNIIHRVARVHGRWLSGRRFTADSPQGRFGDGARVLSGRVLQAVEAHGKHLFYRFEGEVRLHVHLGLFGNIRHFRSDAPAPSPACRLRLSSPHATLHLSGPQACELLTAKDEATLRAKLGEDPLRPESSPERAREKLCRGRMPLALALLDQERLSGVGNILRAEALFLARLPPLLPAGVLSEADFARLWDVLQRLLLDASRDGHIVTPGAPPVPEGVAGRKRAERFCVYGREGQPCPRCGAKVRRRELAARGLFFCAECQGVDAVPRPRVAKKKKARVVQVKRRDSRRGAVKGRRARSTAR, encoded by the coding sequence ATGCCAGAAGGGAACATCATCCACCGGGTGGCGCGGGTCCATGGCCGATGGCTGTCGGGCCGGCGCTTCACGGCGGACTCCCCGCAGGGGCGCTTCGGCGACGGGGCGCGCGTGCTGTCCGGGCGGGTGCTCCAGGCGGTGGAGGCGCACGGCAAGCACCTCTTCTATCGCTTCGAGGGCGAGGTGCGGCTGCACGTGCACCTGGGGTTGTTCGGGAACATCCGCCACTTCCGGAGCGACGCGCCGGCGCCGTCCCCCGCCTGTCGGCTGCGGCTGTCCTCGCCCCACGCCACGCTGCACCTGTCCGGACCGCAGGCCTGTGAGCTGTTGACGGCGAAGGACGAGGCGACGCTGCGCGCGAAGCTCGGAGAGGACCCGCTGCGCCCGGAGTCCTCGCCCGAGCGGGCGCGCGAGAAGCTGTGTCGGGGCCGGATGCCGCTGGCGCTCGCGCTGCTGGACCAGGAGCGGCTGTCCGGCGTGGGCAACATCCTCCGGGCGGAGGCGCTGTTCCTGGCGAGGCTCCCGCCGTTGCTGCCGGCGGGAGTGTTGAGCGAGGCGGACTTCGCGCGGCTGTGGGATGTGCTCCAGCGGCTCTTGTTGGACGCGTCGCGGGACGGGCACATCGTCACGCCGGGGGCGCCGCCGGTGCCGGAGGGTGTGGCGGGGCGCAAGCGCGCGGAGCGCTTCTGTGTGTATGGCCGCGAGGGACAGCCCTGTCCTCGCTGTGGCGCGAAGGTGCGACGACGGGAGCTGGCGGCACGCGGGTTGTTCTTCTGCGCGGAGTGCCAGGGTGTCGACGCGGTGCCTCGGCCTCGGGTCGCGAAGAAGAAGAAGGCCCGTGTTGTCCAGGTGAAGCGACGCGACTCGCGGCGCGGCGCGGTGAAGGGACGGAGAGCCCGCTCGACGGCCCGGTGA